The DNA region ATTGTTTCTTTATGAAGTGAAGATTTTATTTTTGCTAAATTTTCCCAGGTAATAATGGAACCATCCTCTTCGTGAGATAGTACTCCTTCCAATAGTCCTTCGGTACGCGCACCCCATGAAGGATCAAAATGAAATACTCCATCTGCTCCCCAGGCTTCACTAGTTTTAATATGAGCAATATCCATAATAGGACAACCTGTTCCATACTGTACAAATACAAGAGGTAAAGACTGCGTATGCCTCATTTTTTTAAAATTAGTGTTTTCTTTTTGTTTTTGTATATAAATATCAAGCTTGTTTATTTCTTCTGGAGATAATAATCGAACTTTATCAGGCAATAATCCCTGTTGATAGAATCGACTAATTTTATCATCACAATAGGAGAGATAATTTTCTTTTAAAACTTTAATTTTCCGCGCTTTATCCTCATCAGTAAGGACATCGTCTTTATAAACATTGATCATTTTTCCCCTTAATTTTGCTCTTTCAATTCCAGGGCTGCTTTTCCTCTGACTCCATTGAATAATTTCATCTGTTATTTCATTTAATAGGCCTCTGATTCTATTATTCTTATATTGATAAGTATGACTGGCAGGAATGGATATCTTTTTTCTGAATAACTTTTCCTTTTCTCTTTGAAACTCTCTATCCTCAATATAAGCTATTATCTCTTCAAAATCTGTTCCTGCCCCAAATCCTTTATCAAAACCTAATTCAGAAGCTAATTGTGGAGTGATTGCCTTTCCTCCTAACACTACTTTGGCTTTATCTCTGATCTTAGCCGCTTCTGCCATATCAATAAATTTACCTAATAATTCTGCTACTCCATAACCCAGTGTTCTGCTTACCAAAACATAATTTGCATCAACATCACTTGCCCGATCAATAATTTCTTCTAAGGGTAAATCAGGGGGCAATAAAACAGTATAGTGGCCTCTTTCTTTTAATTTTCTATTTAAAATCTTTAAAGCAACATCATGAACTGGGTCCAGTGGAATTAGTAATATTTTTCTTTTATTAATACTATTATTCATTTCTAATATATGCTCTTATACTCTCATTTATTTATACAAATTTAACCACCCGTAAGCATCTCCGGGTTTATATATATTAGCTCTTATTCTGATACGAACTCCGGAACCTAAAAATTCAATAAACACTATATCTTTATCTCTGAATCCCAATTTCTCCATTATTGCCAGTCCTATCCTTTTTCCTTCTTCTTCGCTTTGGCAAGCAATAAAAGTTTCAATATCCAGGGAATCTACAATCCTATTTAAAGTTTCAGACTCCTCTTTCATATGCTTCACACCTTCTTTTCTCGATTATCCCGAGAAAATTATTAAATAATTTTCTTCTATAAAATACTTCTTAATTCTTTCTCTTTTTCTTTGTGCTTAATCTTTTTCTCAATATTTTTTTATAATTTAAAAATTTCATTCCAATCAGCCATATTAAAATAACAGTCATGTA from Atribacterota bacterium includes:
- a CDS encoding cobalamin-dependent protein (Presence of a B(12) (cobalamin)-binding domain implies dependence on cobalamin itself, in one of its several forms, or in some unusual lineages, dependence on a cobalamin-like analog.), encoding MNNSINKRKILLIPLDPVHDVALKILNRKLKERGHYTVLLPPDLPLEEIIDRASDVDANYVLVSRTLGYGVAELLGKFIDMAEAAKIRDKAKVVLGGKAITPQLASELGFDKGFGAGTDFEEIIAYIEDREFQREKEKLFRKKISIPASHTYQYKNNRIRGLLNEITDEIIQWSQRKSSPGIERAKLRGKMINVYKDDVLTDEDKARKIKVLKENYLSYCDDKISRFYQQGLLPDKVRLLSPEEINKLDIYIQKQKENTNFKKMRHTQSLPLVFVQYGTGCPIMDIAHIKTSEAWGADGVFHFDPSWGARTEGLLEGVLSHEEDGSIITWENLAKIKSSLHKETIWTVRAHRGLNTPETAVIAGKLGADLTKIHIVYGSLNGGTDPARLTIDGLEAIKYAAKYKMPFDEPTNEELGGVPAYKSFAGLLIIADLALKLKAQPILKPLFCYSPDVMITGKMDDNYIDYNVAKINSLRSIIDAPIWPGEPIGFMTHSEDRIQSSLTTALHAALAISLKVNAITIASADEAYSRGPISLSSRIDTLRAVQEVFRFLGKAEMKPTSKAKEYEKEITKGIQATLEKVAKRGSFINALYEGLLGSPQDGAYPGRAGRNTLIER